A single genomic interval of Fibrobacter sp. UWB13 harbors:
- a CDS encoding ATP-dependent helicase: protein MDDFVECNVVDDSVLDKELNPEQAAAAKKINGPMLILAGAGSGKTRCITYKIAHLVSYHKIDSNRVLAVTFTNKAAREMKDRIQKLLNCRKPFTWMGTFHSVCLKLLKLCLAKESVIKALGGKWFDANFSIYDDDDQKRILKEILKDDLGDDYDVNELKKVHSAISRFKNTVLYKNNNAVLQTPDVAALNAEFADEERKARYYAAYQKKLAESNAMDFDDLLFNTVRMLQMVPNLAEQLRERFQYVVVDEYQDTNDVQYELLKLLIDKNTKNVTVVGDDDQSIYGWRGANIKIIRNFHRDFAPVTIVKLERNYRSTANIVKGAGSVIAHNVRPQEMQKNVFSKEEAGELIHVRYFEDDRAEASNIAKTVAQAGPDFYAKTAIFYRTNAQSRVLEKALNDLRIPSVIFGGTRFWDRKEIKDVLAYLRVLANEKDDAAYLRVINTPPRAIGKTTVEGVLAKVKAGEGSFWDNLLAEANGTGRGAPKLKVFTDLVTNWKNMMTSGEYPLPILAEHIINDTGYKDFLRKEDEVTADERIANLDEMINAIREFDEEHPGATLDAFLQDISLLTDGDKKVDTSKGLVTLMTIHMAKGLEFNTVHLAGCDDEIFPLVRGTSMLSMAEINEQMEEERRLFYVGCTRAEKKLYLYHAERRFFQGNIRPFAPSRFLKELDPSVVDFTPCLNTRPSVPSFVGNTRSSSSYGSSSYGSRPSYGNSGSGNSYGNSYGNRSFGGASHGGSFGGSRSGFGGSSFGSRPAPVPQSIKKNDKHIVYRNPVKVVKSPAPSGPTIEYDNPYHEGARVRHSRYGTGVIMKAYGSGDNARVDVRFDRENMNRTIILKYAALEVIG from the coding sequence ATGGACGATTTCGTAGAATGCAATGTTGTTGATGATAGTGTTTTAGATAAAGAGTTGAACCCGGAACAGGCCGCTGCCGCAAAGAAAATCAACGGCCCGATGTTGATTCTTGCCGGTGCAGGTTCTGGAAAGACGCGTTGCATTACTTACAAGATTGCTCATCTGGTTTCGTACCACAAGATTGATTCTAATCGCGTTTTGGCGGTGACTTTTACGAACAAGGCCGCCCGCGAAATGAAGGACCGTATCCAGAAGCTTTTGAATTGCCGTAAGCCGTTCACGTGGATGGGCACGTTCCACTCCGTTTGCCTTAAGCTTTTGAAACTCTGCTTGGCCAAGGAATCCGTAATCAAGGCTCTTGGCGGCAAGTGGTTTGATGCAAACTTTTCCATTTACGATGACGATGACCAGAAGCGCATCCTCAAGGAAATCTTGAAGGACGATCTTGGCGATGATTATGACGTGAATGAACTGAAGAAGGTCCACAGCGCGATTTCCCGTTTCAAGAATACAGTTTTGTACAAGAACAATAATGCTGTCTTGCAGACTCCGGATGTGGCGGCTTTGAACGCTGAATTTGCCGACGAAGAACGTAAGGCGCGCTATTACGCCGCTTATCAGAAAAAGCTTGCGGAATCGAATGCGATGGACTTCGATGACTTGCTGTTCAATACGGTTCGCATGTTGCAGATGGTCCCGAATTTGGCGGAACAGCTGAGAGAACGTTTCCAGTACGTTGTCGTGGATGAATACCAGGATACGAACGACGTCCAGTATGAACTTTTGAAGTTGCTCATCGACAAGAATACGAAAAACGTGACGGTGGTGGGCGATGACGACCAGAGTATTTACGGTTGGCGTGGCGCAAATATCAAGATTATCCGTAACTTCCACCGCGATTTTGCTCCGGTGACGATTGTTAAGCTCGAACGCAATTACCGCTCGACCGCAAACATCGTTAAAGGCGCGGGTTCCGTGATTGCGCATAACGTCCGCCCGCAAGAAATGCAGAAAAACGTGTTCTCCAAGGAAGAAGCGGGCGAACTCATTCACGTGCGCTATTTTGAAGATGACCGTGCCGAAGCATCGAACATTGCAAAGACGGTGGCGCAGGCGGGTCCTGATTTTTATGCCAAGACTGCAATTTTCTACCGCACGAACGCGCAGTCCCGCGTGCTTGAAAAGGCGCTCAACGATTTGCGCATCCCGTCGGTGATTTTTGGCGGTACAAGATTCTGGGACCGCAAGGAAATCAAGGATGTGCTTGCCTACTTGCGCGTGCTCGCCAACGAAAAAGACGATGCAGCCTACTTGCGCGTGATTAACACTCCGCCGCGTGCCATCGGCAAGACGACAGTCGAAGGCGTACTAGCCAAGGTGAAAGCGGGCGAGGGGTCGTTCTGGGACAACTTATTGGCCGAGGCGAACGGCACGGGGCGCGGCGCTCCGAAGCTTAAGGTGTTTACGGACCTTGTGACGAACTGGAAGAACATGATGACTTCTGGTGAGTATCCGCTCCCGATTCTTGCTGAACATATCATCAACGATACAGGCTATAAGGACTTCTTGCGCAAGGAAGACGAAGTCACTGCCGACGAACGAATTGCGAACTTGGACGAAATGATTAACGCTATCCGCGAATTTGACGAAGAACATCCGGGTGCAACGCTCGATGCGTTCTTGCAGGATATTTCGCTTTTGACGGATGGCGATAAGAAGGTCGATACGTCGAAGGGTCTTGTAACGCTCATGACGATTCACATGGCAAAGGGCTTGGAATTCAATACGGTTCATTTGGCGGGTTGCGATGACGAAATCTTCCCGCTTGTGCGTGGAACGTCTATGCTCTCGATGGCTGAAATTAACGAGCAGATGGAAGAAGAACGCCGCCTGTTCTATGTGGGCTGCACCCGTGCTGAAAAAAAACTTTATCTGTACCATGCGGAACGCAGGTTCTTCCAAGGGAACATTCGACCGTTTGCTCCGTCCAGGTTCCTCAAAGAACTGGATCCTTCCGTCGTTGACTTTACGCCATGTTTGAATACGCGCCCGTCTGTTCCTAGCTTTGTGGGGAATACGCGTTCTAGCTCATCGTACGGCTCGTCGAGTTATGGTTCTCGTCCGTCTTATGGCAATTCGGGCTCGGGCAATTCGTATGGCAATTCCTATGGCAATCGCTCGTTTGGCGGCGCCTCCCATGGCGGTAGCTTTGGCGGCTCCCGTAGCGGTTTTGGCGGGTCTTCGTTTGGTTCGCGCCCGGCGCCTGTGCCACAATCCATCAAGAAGAATGATAAGCACATCGTGTACCGCAACCCGGTGAAGGTTGTGAAATCGCCTGCTCCGTCTGGCCCGACAATTGAGTATGACAATCCGTATCACGAGGGCGCTCGCGTTCGCCATTCCAGGTATGGAACGGGTGTGATTATGAAGGCTTACGGCAGTGGCGATAACGCCCGCGTCGATGTGCGTTTCGACCGTGAGAACATGAACCGTACCATTATCCTCAAATACGCTGCATTGGAAGTGATTGGATAG
- a CDS encoding GspE/PulE family protein, with the protein MKDSNSLGQLLVRVNLINEDQLKYAEDEVKFWTQKGKKLTLAQVLVKAGMVSQEQLTDILGVQMQSVTKKRIGEMLLDQGFITQEKLNEALEKQKTSGGKRLGRVLIDLGFIDEKKLTDILCCQFEVPYVKLDSIKLDEKVYEFIPEEQCKANKIVPLYVSKDARQALVVAMADPTNVRLRDSIKFKVKRNVDVVMASEQDIKKTIDILFAGHGPAEESLAELIGGSNEDELETVERGSGNSDEPELTDEEGRQVVKIVTTLIHEAIARHASDIHLEPQETFLKLRYRIDGDLQVMSPIPARLMPQILSRIKLLSKMDIAEKRKPLDGRFTVRYKGSEVDLRVSSFPISLRKRGVCEKIVMRILDPNSGQFPLKEMGFDARVLKQFIDAINAPNGIVLVTGPTGSGKSTTLYASIREILDSTINISTMEDPVELNIDGVNQGQINNAAGFTFAAGIRALLRQDPDVIMIGEMRDQETSTMAIEAALTGHLVFSTLHTNDAAGAFPRLLEMGLEPFLVSTAIKGVLAQRLVRRICKNCKEPVEISQELRDELHLSPDMQFYHGRGCEKCDGSGFKGRCGIYEFLVPNEAVRNLVIKRASGDEIKREAIKSCEMITLRMDGINKALQGQTTLEQAIGASTADD; encoded by the coding sequence ATGAAAGATTCAAATAGTTTAGGGCAGTTGCTGGTTCGCGTTAACCTGATTAACGAAGACCAGTTAAAGTACGCCGAAGACGAAGTTAAGTTTTGGACGCAAAAAGGCAAGAAACTGACTCTTGCCCAGGTTCTTGTGAAGGCGGGGATGGTCTCGCAGGAACAGCTGACCGATATTCTCGGTGTCCAGATGCAGAGCGTTACCAAGAAACGTATCGGTGAAATGCTCCTGGACCAGGGCTTTATTACTCAGGAAAAACTGAACGAAGCTCTTGAAAAGCAAAAAACGTCGGGCGGCAAGCGCCTTGGCCGTGTGCTTATCGATTTAGGATTTATCGACGAGAAAAAGCTCACGGACATTCTTTGCTGCCAGTTCGAAGTGCCTTACGTCAAGCTCGATTCCATCAAGCTCGATGAAAAGGTTTATGAGTTTATCCCCGAAGAACAGTGCAAGGCGAACAAGATTGTTCCGCTTTACGTGTCGAAAGATGCTCGCCAGGCTCTCGTGGTCGCTATGGCGGACCCGACGAACGTGCGTCTCAGGGACTCTATCAAGTTTAAGGTCAAGCGCAATGTCGATGTGGTCATGGCGTCTGAACAGGACATCAAGAAGACTATCGATATCCTCTTTGCGGGCCATGGCCCTGCCGAAGAATCCCTTGCAGAACTTATTGGAGGTTCTAACGAGGATGAACTTGAAACGGTCGAACGTGGAAGTGGCAATAGCGATGAACCGGAACTGACTGACGAAGAAGGCCGCCAGGTCGTGAAGATCGTGACGACCTTGATTCACGAAGCTATTGCCCGTCACGCTTCCGATATTCACCTTGAACCGCAAGAGACGTTCCTCAAGTTGCGCTACCGTATTGACGGTGACTTGCAGGTGATGTCTCCGATTCCGGCACGTTTGATGCCACAGATTCTTTCGCGTATCAAGCTCTTGTCCAAGATGGACATTGCTGAAAAGCGTAAGCCGTTGGACGGACGTTTCACGGTGCGTTACAAGGGATCCGAAGTTGACCTTCGTGTGAGCTCGTTCCCGATTTCTTTACGTAAGCGCGGTGTTTGCGAAAAGATCGTTATGCGTATTTTGGACCCGAATTCGGGTCAGTTCCCGCTTAAGGAAATGGGCTTTGATGCCCGCGTGCTCAAGCAGTTTATCGATGCGATTAATGCCCCGAACGGCATTGTGCTCGTTACCGGTCCGACGGGTTCCGGTAAGTCTACGACGCTTTACGCTTCTATTCGAGAAATTTTGGATTCCACGATCAACATCTCGACGATGGAAGACCCGGTGGAATTGAATATTGACGGTGTGAACCAAGGTCAGATCAACAATGCCGCAGGCTTTACCTTTGCGGCGGGCATTCGTGCCTTGCTCCGTCAGGACCCGGACGTGATCATGATCGGTGAAATGCGTGACCAAGAAACCTCGACGATGGCTATCGAAGCTGCTTTGACGGGTCACTTGGTCTTCAGTACGCTCCATACAAACGACGCTGCCGGTGCTTTCCCTCGTTTGCTCGAAATGGGATTGGAACCGTTCCTTGTGTCTACAGCTATTAAGGGTGTGTTGGCTCAGCGACTTGTGCGCCGCATTTGCAAGAACTGTAAGGAACCGGTCGAGATTTCTCAGGAACTCCGCGATGAACTCCACCTTTCTCCGGACATGCAGTTCTATCATGGCCGCGGTTGCGAAAAGTGCGATGGTTCGGGCTTCAAGGGTCGTTGCGGTATTTACGAGTTCCTCGTGCCGAACGAAGCTGTGCGTAACCTCGTGATTAAGCGCGCTTCCGGTGACGAAATCAAGCGCGAGGCTATTAAGTCTTGCGAAATGATTACGCTCCGTATGGACGGCATCAACAAGGCGCTCCAGGGTCAGACCACTTTGGAACAAGCCATCGGCGCGTCCACCGCCGACGATTAA
- the thiL gene encoding thiamine-phosphate kinase: MNFPDLGEFRFVRKILDGVAPLKNEPPTHRGWLSAGDDCAIFDGWLATKDLSVENTHFRLDWSSPEQAVEKHIVSNVSDVSSMGGRPKIALFGLCVNKNWSEETRNRIAKAVAQGFERRGITLIGGDTVSGDVGMFSTTLLGTTDGETTLLRSAAKPGDHVFVAGTLGKSDAGLWILINHPEEAKRFPRLVEYHLAPKICEDAGVQLIKQGVRGACMDISDGLSSETNHLALSSGVSIEIDEEKLPIDPDVLEMCGYFGLSPLQFALNGGEEYELLFTSNLTKSIYLESVPQKGEIHDIGLVSCGSGVYLKRQDGVKALLNAQAWSHL; the protein is encoded by the coding sequence ATGAATTTCCCTGATCTTGGTGAATTTCGGTTTGTCCGTAAAATATTGGATGGGGTCGCTCCCTTAAAAAATGAACCACCCACGCACCGTGGTTGGCTGTCGGCGGGGGATGACTGTGCCATCTTTGATGGCTGGCTTGCGACCAAGGACCTCTCGGTCGAAAACACGCACTTCCGCCTGGACTGGTCGAGTCCGGAACAGGCGGTCGAGAAGCACATTGTGTCCAACGTTTCAGACGTGTCTTCCATGGGCGGTCGACCCAAGATTGCGCTGTTCGGACTTTGCGTGAACAAAAACTGGAGCGAAGAAACTCGAAATAGAATCGCAAAAGCGGTTGCTCAAGGCTTTGAGAGAAGAGGAATTACGTTGATTGGCGGAGATACGGTCTCTGGCGATGTCGGGATGTTTTCGACAACACTCCTCGGCACAACCGATGGCGAAACGACACTCCTTCGCAGTGCTGCAAAACCGGGGGACCATGTTTTTGTGGCGGGCACGCTCGGCAAATCCGATGCCGGACTCTGGATTTTGATCAACCATCCCGAGGAGGCTAAACGCTTCCCGAGGCTCGTCGAATACCACCTTGCCCCGAAAATTTGCGAGGATGCGGGGGTTCAACTCATCAAACAGGGGGTGCGTGGCGCCTGCATGGACATTAGCGATGGGCTTAGTTCCGAAACAAACCACCTTGCGCTCTCGTCGGGCGTTTCTATCGAAATTGACGAGGAAAAACTGCCTATTGACCCCGATGTTTTGGAAATGTGCGGGTATTTTGGGCTTTCTCCCCTCCAATTTGCACTAAATGGTGGCGAAGAATACGAACTTCTGTTCACTTCTAATCTTACAAAAAGTATATATTTAGAAAGTGTGCCCCAAAAGGGCGAAATCCACGATATCGGTTTGGTATCTTGTGGCAGTGGTGTTTATTTGAAAAGGCAAGATGGAGTTAAGGCACTCCTGAATGCTCAGGCTTGGTCGCATCTATGA